One window of the Triticum dicoccoides isolate Atlit2015 ecotype Zavitan chromosome 3B, WEW_v2.0, whole genome shotgun sequence genome contains the following:
- the LOC119274739 gene encoding putative disease resistance protein RGA4, translating into MAAILESLLGSCASKLQNIITDEAILILGVEDDLREVLRRVELIQCCIYDAEKRRTKELAVNNWLGQLRDIIYDVDEILDVARCKGSKLLPDDPSSSSSKSAACKGLSVSSCFCNIGSRRDVAVRIRSLNKKIENIANDKIFFTFNNSTQPPGNGPTSRLIRSSNLVEPNLVGKEIIHSSRKLVDLVLAHKEYKSYKLGIVGRGGVGKTTLAQKIYNDQKIKGSFNLQAWICVSRDYNEVTLLKEVLRNIGVHHEQGETIAELQRKLAETIEGKSFFLVLDDVWHSNVWMYLLRPVLHETTSRVILVTTRDDQITRRIGVEHTHRVDLMSIEVGWELLWKSMNIEEEKEVQNLRNIGIEIVRKCGHLPLAIKVTASALASRDLTENDWKRFLGKYAGSRSILSDEIEGALYLSYDELSHRLKQCFLYCALYGEDSIIRRDQVTWLWIAEGFIEEQQGQLLEDIAEEYYYELIHRNLLQPCNELFGQVECRMHDLLRQLALNISKEECFIGDVETLRGRNMLTLRRITAVTKKDKLVLPRMDKFEVTVRTFRTVNGPRRIDDTFFKRFLLLRVLVLNYSLAQSIPYHIGKLIHLRLLNLDYTGISCLPESIGLLQNLQVLSLTGCVDLQSLPSALTLLCNLRCLYLLDTHIYQVPRGIGKLKCLTELRGFCVADESENANVQDGWKLEELSSMLQIRRLILVKLERAAHGSTNTLLMNKAHLKELVLSWSPCGLGSYSEEVVSNSEKVFELLIPPCNLEALFISRFFGRRYPTWFETTCLYSVIHLSLVHLHSCVDLPPIGQLPNLKFLRIDGADAVTKVGPEFVGCGKGAPICNEFVAFPKLEWLFLLNMCNWEEWSFLEQDVSGVERGEDGAADICKASQSTRLQLLSRLESLHVVGCPKLRAFPRQLGEDTTSLKELKLFGLNNLKALEDFPHLTELLRIEKCDGLERISNLPQVTGLQLHGCLNLSHVKGLDSLQQLGLGEDMQQEISSNWVPGLQEQHQRLHGEDLDAYTWSTS; encoded by the coding sequence ATGGCAGCCATACTTGAATCTTTGCTTGGATCATGTGCCAGTAAGTTGCAAAATATCATTACAGATGAGGCCATACTAATCCTTGGGGTGGAAGACGATCTCAGAGAAGTCCTGCGACGAGTAGAACTAATACAATGTTGCATATATGATGCTGAGAAAAGGAGGACAAAAGAGCTAGCAGTAAACAATTGGCTCGGCCAACTGAGAGATATTATATATGATGTTGATGAAATCCTGGACGTGGCTAGGTGTAAAGGAAGCAAGCTACTGCCTGATGATccttcatcatcatcaagcaaATCGGCTGCATGTAAAGGCCTCTCAGTTTCCTCTTGCTTTTGTAACATTGGATCACGTCGTGATGTTGCTGTTCGGATTAGAAGCCTCAACAAAAAGATTGAGAACATTGCAAATGACAAGATATTCTTCACATTCAACAATAGTACACAGCCTCCTGGAAATGGTCCAACATCCAGACTGATAAGAAGTTCCAACCTTGTTGAGCCCAACCTTGTGGGAAAGGAGATCATACATTCCAGCAGGAAGTTGGTGGACTTGGTGCTTGCACACAAGGAATACAAGTCTTATAAGCTCGGTATTGTTGGAAGGGGTGGAGTTGGAAAGACAACACTAGCTCAGAAAATATACAATGACCAAAAAATAAAAGGAAGCTTCAATCTACAAGCATGGATTTGTGTTTCGCGAGACTACAATGAAGTAACTCTTCTGAAAGAGGTTCTCCGGAATATTGGTGTGCATCATGAGCAAGGTGAAACCATAGCAGAGCTCCAAAGGAAGCTTGCAGAAACAATTGAAGGGAAGAGTTTCTTTCTGGTTCTAGATGATGTCTGGCATTCCAATGTATGGATGTATCTATTAAGGCCTGTATTACATGAAACAACATCCAGAGTAATATTGGTAACCACACGAGATGATCAAATTACAAGGAGAATAGGTGTAGAGCATACCCATCGAGTTGATCTCATGTCAATAGAGGTGGGATGGGAGCTACTTTGGAAGAGCATGAACATTGAGGAAGAGAAAGAAGTGCAGAATTTAAGAAACATAGGGATTGAGATTGTTCGTAAATGTGGTCACCTCCCTCTTGCAATAAAGGTTACCGCTAGTGCTTTGGCAAGCAGAGATCTAACAGAGAATGATTGGAAACGGTTTTTGGGGAAATATGCTGGCTCCCGGAGCATCCTCTCTGATGAAATAGAAGGAGCTCTGTATCTAAGCTATGATGAGTTGTCGCATCGTCTGAAACAGTGTTTCCTTTATTGTGCTTTGTATGGTGAAGATTCTATCATTCGGCGTGATCAAGTTACTTGGTTATGGATTGCTGAAGGCTTCATTGAGGAGCAGCAAGGCCAACTACTAGAAGACATAGCAGAAGAGTACTACTACGAGCTAATCCATCGGAATCTCCTCCAGCCATGTAATGAATTGTTTGGCCAGGTTGAATGCAGAATGCATGACCTCTTGAGACAACTTGCTCTAAATATATCAAAAGAAGAATGCTTTATTGGGGATGTTGAAACATTAAGGGGTAGAAATATGTTGACACTGCGACGTATTACTGCTGTCACCAAGAAGGATAAACTAGTGCTACCTAGGATGGATAAGTTTGAAGTTACGGTGAGGACTTTCCGAACTGTGAATGGTCCACGGAGAATTGATGATACATTTTTCAAGAGATTTCTGCTTCTTCGTGTTTTGGTACTGAATTACTCACTTGCACAAAGCATTCCATACCATATAGGAAAACTGATACATCTACGCCTACTTAATCTAGATTATACTGGCATATCTTGTCTTCCGGAATCCATTGGCTTGCTACAAAACCTTCAAGTACTGAGCTTGACAGGGTGTGTTGATCTGCAGAGTCTTCCTTCAGCATTGACCCTGTTGTGCAATTTAAGATGTCTTTATCTTCTTGACACACACATATATCAGGTTCCAAGAGGGATAGGAAAACTGAAGTGCCTCACCGAATTACGAGGATTTTGTGTTGctgatgaaagtgaaaatgctaatgTACAGGATGGATGGAAGTTGGAAGAGTTGTCTTCTATGTTGCAGATAAGGCGTCTTATTCTGGTTAAATTGGAAAGAGCGGCTCATGGTAGTACAAATACATTGTTGATGAACAAAGCACATCTAAAAGAACTAGTACTATCGTGGAGTCCATGTGGATTGGGATCATATTCAGAAGAAGTTGTTAGCAATTCTGAGAAGGTCTTTGAGCTGCTAATACCTCCATGCAACCTGGAAGCCCTATTTATTTCACGATTCTTTGGTCGGCGGTATCCCACTTGGTTTGAAACCACCTGTTTGTATTCAGTGATTCACTTGTCCTTAGTGCATTTACACTCATGTGTGGATCTTCCACCGATTGGGCAGCTACCCAACTTGAAATTTTTGAGAATTGACGGAGCAGATGCAGTTACCAAGGTCGGACCTGAATTTGTTGGCTGCGGGAAGGGTGCTCCCATATGCAATGAGTTTGTTGCTTTCCCTAAACTTGAATGGCTATTTCTCTTAAATATGTGCAACTGGGAGGAGTGGTCTTTTCTTGAGCAAGATGTTTCTGGTGTTGAACGGGGGGAGGATGGAGCTGCTGACATTTGTAAAGCATCCCAATCTACACGGTTGCAACTATTATCCCGTTTGGAGAGCTTGCACGTAGTAGGTTGCCCTAAGCTGAGGGCTTTCCCGCGACAACTTGGAGAGGATACCACAAGCTTGAAGGAGCTCAAGTTATTTGGACTAAACAACTTGAAGGCATTGGAGGACTTCCCACACCTCACTGAGCTCCTTCGTATTGAGAAGTGCGATGGCCTGGAGAGGATCTCCAACCTCCCTCAAGTGACAGGCCTGCAATTACATGGCTGTCTGAACTTAAGCCATGTAAAGGGGTTGGACAGTTTGCAGCAGCTGGGGCTGGGCGAGGATATGCAACAAGAGATCTCTTCAAACTGGGTGCCTGGGCTTCAAGAGCAGCACCAGCGACTTCATGGTGAAGATCTGGATGCCTACACATGGTCTACCAGTTAG